The Gossypium hirsutum isolate 1008001.06 chromosome A03, Gossypium_hirsutum_v2.1, whole genome shotgun sequence genome contains the following window.
TTAGTAGTTGTCTTTTGCTATTTTTTAAGTTAGTAGTAAATTCAGTGTTTCTCTTCTGTTTCaatttgttattatgttttttttcctcaaaattttatTCGTGTTATTATGTTACCGGCgatattgatttgattttttttctctatgTACTTATATTCTTGATTCTGAGGCTTGGctattcaattttcattttttcttataGTTAAATAATTGATTAATTTGAGATATACATATATTTGAGATTAGTTAGGGTTAAGAAAAAGTCTACTATGCTTAGAAATACTTTCAAAGAAATTTCGTTCAAAGTtgatattttgttgtttttagggtttttatttttttgtatcttTCTAACGTTTGTGTTTTAATATACAGGAGTTATTTTCTGAGGTTGGTGACCTGAAACGATATGCAATTCATTATGATTGGACCGGTAGATCGAAGGTATTGAATCGagtttggtattgattggtcCTTCAAATTGAATTATTTGTATAGCTCTGAAGTTTAGAACAAAAAAATCTTTCTCTTAGGGAACCGCCGAAGTTGTCTTTTCACGGAAAGCAGATGCTATGGCTGCAGTCAAGAGATACAATAATGTTCAACTTGATGGAAAGCCGATGAAAATCGAGATTGTGGGAACAAACATTGCTACCCCTGCTGCACCAACAGTTGCCAATGTTGCTTTTGGAAGTTCAAATGGAGCCCCTAGAGGGTATGGTTTTTTATTTATTGCACGGCCCTTTTATTCAATAGCTCAGATTCCATCATTTCTTAAGCTGTCTCTGTTGAGATGTTACTGTTGCTAAAATATTTTGCCTATATTTTCAGTTATCTTTTGTTCCTGAAATTTTCAAAAGCTGAAATGAATCTCAGTGCTATTTTTGCTGAAATTTCATCTTAAGTATCAGTTTATTTGAGCTTTCTAGTTTTCGGTTTACAATAGGGTGATAGCTAGAGGGAGttcatgttcttttttttttttttcatgtggCAGACAGCAATCCATATTTGTAATAGTCTATTAGCTTTTACTATATGGAAAATTTGAACCGCACTGACATTTATGTTAGGGAATTTGCGTGAACAGTTTATCCATATATTTTCTACTATTAATAAACAATTTTTGGTTATTGATAGACAGAATTTACTTATCTGATCTTTATGTGGTTATTTTACAGTGGCCGTGGCAGGGTTGGAGGATTCCGTAGGCAACGTGGTGTTGCTGGAGGCCGTGGCtttggaagaggccgtggacagGGAAGGGGCCGTGGAGAAAAGGTTTCGGCAGAAGATCTTGACGCTGATCTAGAGAAGTATCACACTGAAGCAATGCAGAcaaattgaagcattttcatgTTCTGTTGGTTGGGTTTTAAGTCTTCTTTTCTACTATGGACATTATGTGCTTGATGCTCAACTATATTGTGTATCACTACCAAATTCACTCTTTAGAGGAACTAGTCATATGGAGAGAACTATTAGTGTCTAAAGTTTTATGGAGTTTGAGCTTTTACTGTTGACCTTTTACTTGGGTATAAAGAATGTGGGTTAGTGGGGAACAAAAAAAGCTATCATTTTGTAATCTTGAATTATGCTTTTAGTTCCATTGAAATTGGGCTCATTCCACCACTCAGTAACAAAGCGGAAATTCTTTCTCTTGGTTTTCCATATGCTAAGGGAACTTTGGCTGCATGCTGTGGGAGGAGTAATCTTGCCGCTGCCCAAAGCTGCATTGCCTTTGGTTGCTCCTGCATTTTGGAACTAGGGAGACTGCAATCTGAGGTAGATTTCTTTATGTTCTTTTCTAGCTTTTCAGAATTTTGTCCTTTGTATTATTGGTGATGCAACTGGTTTTCCTATTTAGGCTTTTAGGTTGCGTATGTTCCTTCACTCTATTGTATTATTGCCAGGGGATTAATCTTTGCCTCTATTATCTATGAATTATGCTGATATGGCTTATTGTAGTAAACTATTGTAGAATCTCCCTGCTTTGGTTTCAACCAGTTGGTTTCTTGCCGGAGAAAATCTGTTGACGGCTCCAGTACAGTTGGCTTATAGGAGCTTGTTCTGGAGTTCAAATGATTATAGAAATCTGTTGAAGTACAATAAGATTCTGAAGTTTGCTCTTTCAGTTTCCATATAAAGTGAATGAACCCCCTCTGCCTCCGCATATATGCCTCCATTTCATTTTGGGGCTTGAGGAAGTTGAATAAGAGTATAGTTACGGCATGAATATACTTTAACAAAAGCTAAGATTTAAATAGCGGGAAattgcttaattttttttgtcattctGTGAGCTGCTATGCTAATGCTTGGAGCAAACGGCTTTTGTCACTACTTCCCCTGATTCAAGGTTAGGAAATTCAAAGTGGACGATGCTTATTTGCCGTAGTAGTATCGGGTCTTCACTTTGGAAGCTTGCCCCAACCTTCAGACAATGAAGTTGGTGAGTGCTGGTTTTCCTATTTACATATATGCATAGTTATTGACCAATGAGTCTTATTTTGCTCATGATTAACATCTATATATAGTTTTTCTGATTCTTGAATTtcagttattttaataaaaattgcaTCTCAAGGAATGTTGTGTTTATT
Protein-coding sequences here:
- the LOC107885929 gene encoding THO complex subunit 4A; translation: MSSALEMSLDDLIKRNRKSGSGNPRGRGRGSGPGPARRFPNRGTNRSAPYTAATAPETTWQHDMYSDKGGAFQGQAVRAAAIETGTKLYVSNLDYGVSNDDIKELFSEVGDLKRYAIHYDWTGRSKGTAEVVFSRKADAMAAVKRYNNVQLDGKPMKIEIVGTNIATPAAPTVANVAFGSSNGAPRGGRGRVGGFRRQRGVAGGRGFGRGRGQGRGRGEKVSAEDLDADLEKYHTEAMQTN